ATGACGTCCTTGCTGCCGGTGCCCTTCAGCCCGGCGACCTCCCAGGAGTCCTCGACGATCTCGTAGTCGGAGCGCGGCAGGATCATGTGCAGCGAGCTCGGCGGCTGCGCGACCTTGCCGTCCTTGTCGCCCAGCATGGCGCCGAGGAAGATCCAGTCGCAGTGGTCGGTGCCGGAGGAGAACTGCCAGCGGCCGTTGAAGATGTAGCCGCCCTCCACCGGACGGGCCACGCCCATCGGCGCGTACGGGGACGCGATCCACGTGTCGGGGTCGTCGCCCCAGATCTCCTGCTGCACCTTCGGGTCGGCCATCGCCATCTCCCACGGGTGCAGCCCCACGATGCCGGCGACCCAGCCGGTGGAGCCGTCCAGGGAGGCGATCTTCATGACGGTCTCGGCGAACTCCCGCGGATGCACCTCCAGCCCGCCGTGCGCGGCCGGCTGCAGCATCCTGATGACGCCGGCGTCGCGCAGCACCTTCGCGGCCTTGTCGTCGAGCTTGCCGAGGCGCTCGTTGACGGGGCCGAGTTCGCGGATCTCCTCCGCCCGTTCCATGATCGTGTCGAGGACGCGGTTCGTCATCGCCTGTCTCCCGTGGTGTCGTGCGCGGTGCCGGGGCGCCGCGGTCAGCCGTCGTATGTGATCTTGAGCCGGTCGCCGACCGCGCGCGCCTGGCAGGCGAGCACCAGCCCGTCCGCGAGGTCCTGCTCGTCGAGGACGGTGTTGGCGTCCATGGTCGCCTCGCCCTCCAGGACGACGCAGGCGCACGCGGCGCAGGAGCCCTCGCGGCACGAGTAGGGGGCGTCGACCCCGGCCCGCAGCAGGGCGTCGAGGAGCAGTTGGTTCCGCGGCCAGGCCAGCGTGCGGGTCTCGCCGTCGAGCTCGACCTCGATCTCGCCGGGCTCGCCCGCGTCCGCGTCGCCGTCCGCCGGCTCGTCCGGGCCCGGGCCCTCCGGGGTCTCGAACGGGTCCGCGGCGAGCGAGAAGAACCGCTCGACGTGGACTTTCATGCCGAGGCCGGTGAGCGCCGCCGTCGTGAGGTCCATGAACGCGCCGGGCCCGCACACGAACGCCTCACGGTCGGTGTGCGCGCGCGCCAGCGCGCGTATGCCCGACTCCGTGGGGAGTCCCTGCACCGACTCCAGCCAGTGGACGACCGTGAGCCGCTCGCCGTGCTCCGCCGCGAGCGCCTGCAGTTCGGACGCGAAGATGACGGACCGTTCGTCCCGGTTCGCATAGACGAGGACGACCGATCCGGTGCCCCCGGCCAGGCACGACTTCAGGATCGACATGACGGGGGTGATGCCGCTGCCGCCCGCGAGGAGCAGCAGGTCGGCGTCCAGCGATTGGGGGGTGAACGTGCCGGACGGCCGCAGCACCTCCAGCACGTCGCCCGCGGTGACGTTGTCGCAGATCCAGTTGGAGCCGAGCCCGTCCGCGACCCGCTTCACCGTCACCTTGAGCCGGTCGTCGGTGACCGGCGAGCTGCACAGCGAGTAGCAGCGCGCCGCCCAGCCGTCCGGCGCGGGCACCCGGACGGTCAGGAACTGCCCGGGCTTGTACCGGAACCGGCCGCGGTCGCCCTCCGCCGGTTCCAGGACGAGCGAGTGCGCGTCGGCCGTCTCCCGGACGACCTCGACGACCCGCGCCTTGAGCGACGTCATGGCCGCTCCGCCTTGCCGGCCGGTGCCCCGGCCGCCTCCTGCCCGCCCTCGGCGGCGGCGTGCCGGGCGGCGATGTAGCCGAACACGATGGACGGGCCGATCGTGGCGCCCGGCCCCGCGTACTCGTTGCCCATCACCGACGCGGACGTGTTGCCCGTCGCGTACAGGCCGGGGATCGCCGAACCGTCCGCGCGCAGGACCCGGCTGTGCTCGTCGCACACCAGGCCGCCCTTGGTGCCCAGGTCGCCGACCTCGAGCCGGAAGGCGTAGTAGGGGGCGGACTCGATGACGTCCAGGTTCGGGTTCTTCAGGTTCGGGTCGCCGTAGTAGTGGTCGTAGGCGCTCTCGCCACGGCCGAACTCCGGGTCCTTGCCCGCGCGCGCGTACTCGTTGAAGGTCCGGACGGTCTCGCCCAGTGCGTCCGCAGGGACGTCGATCTTCTTCGCGAGTTCGTCCAGGGAATCGGCCTTGAACACGATCCCCTTGTCGTAGAACCCCTTCGGGATGGGTGCACCCGGGAGGATCTGCGCGAACGGGTAGCGCGCGCGCGTCTTGGCGTCCATCACGAACCAGCACGGGACGTGCCCGCCCTCAAGCTGGTCGTGGACGAAGTTCACGTAGGGGGCGGCCTCGTTCGTGAACCGCTTCCCCTCCGTGGACACGATGACCATCCGCGGGATGGCCCGCTCGGACACCAGCGGGATGGTCGCCCCGGCCGGGTGCCGCACGGCGGGCATCCACCAGGCGTCGTCCATGAAGTCGAGCGCGGCGCCCAGGCCCGCCCCGGCGCGGATGCCGTCGCCGGTGTTCTCCCGGGCGCCCATCGCGAAGTCCTCGCGGCCGCCCTCCGGCAGGTACTCGTCGCGCATCCGCTGGTCGTGGTCGAACCCGCCGGTCGCGAGCAGCACGCCGCGCCGTCCGCGCAGCCGCAGCGGCGCGCCGTCGCGCTCCACGACGATGCCGGTGACCGTCCCGTCCTCGGACGTGACGAGCTCGGTCATCTTCGTCTTCAGCCAGAGCGGGATCCCGGCGTCCTTGAGCGCCATCCGCAGCCGCGCGACGAGCGCGCGCCCGCCGGTCGACATGTGGCGGCGGCGGATCACGTTGGACGACACGCGCCACGCCGCGACCATCGTCGCGCGGCGGCCCGCCCACGTCCGCTTGGCCATGGCCAGGTCGTGGTAGTCCTTGCTGGTGATCCACAGGCCCAGCGGGCCCTTCATGCTGTTGGGCCGCTGGTACTTCTCGTCGTCGCCGAGCTTGCGGGTGTCGAACGGCTTGGCCTCGATGGACCGGCCCAGCGGCCGTCCGCCCTCCAGCTCGGGGTGGTAGTCGGCGTAGCCCTTGGTCCAGAAGAACTGCATCCACTTGCTCTTGCAGATCAGTTCCATCGCGGCCGGGCCGTTGTCGACGTAGGCGTCGAGGCGGGCGGCGGGGACGCGCCCCTCGGTCAGCAGGTCGAGGTAGCGGCGGATCGACTCGCGGCTGTCGTCGTGGCCGCGCGCCCGCAGGGTCGGGTTGTTGGGGATCCAGATGCCGCCGCCGGACAGCGCGGTGCTGCCGCCGAACTTCTTGCCCTTCTCCACGATGAGGACGCTCATGCCCTCCTCGTGCGCGGTCAGCGCCGCGGCCATCCCGCCGCCGCCGCTGCCGACGACGATGAGGTCGTACTCGTGGTCCCAGGCGCCGGTCCCGCCGGCCGTTCCCGCGCTCACGCCCCGCTCCGCACGCTCGCGGGGCCGGTCAGGAACGCCAGCACGGCGCTCTCCCAGGCGGCCTTCTGCTCGATCATCACCCAGTGCCCGCAGTTCGGGAAGATGTTGACCTGCACGTCCGGGATCGTCCGCATCGGCACCAGGGCCATGTCCATCGGGCTCACGCGGTCGTCACGTC
The nucleotide sequence above comes from Actinomadura algeriensis. Encoded proteins:
- a CDS encoding ferredoxin--NADP reductase, which encodes MTSLKARVVEVVRETADAHSLVLEPAEGDRGRFRYKPGQFLTVRVPAPDGWAARCYSLCSSPVTDDRLKVTVKRVADGLGSNWICDNVTAGDVLEVLRPSGTFTPQSLDADLLLLAGGSGITPVMSILKSCLAGGTGSVVLVYANRDERSVIFASELQALAAEHGERLTVVHWLESVQGLPTESGIRALARAHTDREAFVCGPGAFMDLTTAALTGLGMKVHVERFFSLAADPFETPEGPGPDEPADGDADAGEPGEIEVELDGETRTLAWPRNQLLLDALLRAGVDAPYSCREGSCAACACVVLEGEATMDANTVLDEQDLADGLVLACQARAVGDRLKITYDG
- a CDS encoding FAD-binding protein produces the protein MSAGTAGGTGAWDHEYDLIVVGSGGGGMAAALTAHEEGMSVLIVEKGKKFGGSTALSGGGIWIPNNPTLRARGHDDSRESIRRYLDLLTEGRVPAARLDAYVDNGPAAMELICKSKWMQFFWTKGYADYHPELEGGRPLGRSIEAKPFDTRKLGDDEKYQRPNSMKGPLGLWITSKDYHDLAMAKRTWAGRRATMVAAWRVSSNVIRRRHMSTGGRALVARLRMALKDAGIPLWLKTKMTELVTSEDGTVTGIVVERDGAPLRLRGRRGVLLATGGFDHDQRMRDEYLPEGGREDFAMGARENTGDGIRAGAGLGAALDFMDDAWWMPAVRHPAGATIPLVSERAIPRMVIVSTEGKRFTNEAAPYVNFVHDQLEGGHVPCWFVMDAKTRARYPFAQILPGAPIPKGFYDKGIVFKADSLDELAKKIDVPADALGETVRTFNEYARAGKDPEFGRGESAYDHYYGDPNLKNPNLDVIESAPYYAFRLEVGDLGTKGGLVCDEHSRVLRADGSAIPGLYATGNTSASVMGNEYAGPGATIGPSIVFGYIAARHAAAEGGQEAAGAPAGKAERP